The following are from one region of the Paenibacillus sp. KS-LC4 genome:
- a CDS encoding DUF4127 family protein has protein sequence MKKVLYIPLDDRPANLDDIILQGKAAGIQVIVPPSGDVRNRLDSEMTIDGTLVTGTSEPTFGKPEQIRRFILHNASKVDGFILSLDMLVYGGLIGSRRLRATAEGTYPEYDHQMTGLLDVIREVKQAYPYKPIYVLDTIMRLASTVFVEGLAMPAYTETRALMQKPRKQESELLAILNGYDIQPDGTSFPDTVYVDKEQYYNAKRHKLTTTYYMLDQLARQGYIDFLAIGVDDAYIDGIQANEIAFVENRINAWLGGTDGQNPERAIILPDADGLGHCLLARMAKKLYCVNGKPRYAIRYFGPDGRAIVNPYEYMDVHQNLLRHIDIVGGEAVDSGEGVESVESDMEIIAITAVEQADHAVSRLAENAANLLPTIVIDFTGGGASDAAVTTALLGSKHTGSLLGYSGWNTAGNKIGMALGMAQSRYACLTMETRAAALDEAMNAKGSLLFKRFLKDYYYKVLTIAEVRTESRGRSPYTNVTADQNMRLFNSASDYELLTALLQGRMQANTAMLAEQQAFGMGSAAPACAIRQIRDGRWSLAPYSSVVLKLNNPEFIWERAFEITLEPHVFLQRVHDGC, from the coding sequence TCGATTCCGAAATGACGATAGACGGGACGTTGGTTACCGGCACTTCTGAGCCGACGTTCGGCAAGCCTGAGCAGATTCGACGCTTTATTTTGCACAATGCCTCTAAGGTGGACGGGTTCATTCTATCGTTGGATATGCTCGTGTATGGCGGGCTTATTGGAAGCAGGCGTTTGCGTGCTACTGCCGAGGGCACTTATCCAGAGTATGATCATCAGATGACGGGGCTGCTCGATGTCATTCGCGAGGTAAAGCAGGCTTATCCTTATAAGCCGATCTATGTCCTCGACACGATTATGAGGCTGGCATCCACCGTCTTTGTAGAAGGGCTGGCGATGCCGGCTTACACGGAGACGCGTGCGCTCATGCAGAAGCCGCGCAAGCAGGAGAGCGAGCTGCTGGCCATTTTGAATGGCTATGATATTCAGCCGGATGGCACAAGCTTCCCTGATACCGTCTATGTGGATAAGGAGCAATATTATAATGCGAAGCGCCACAAATTGACGACGACGTATTACATGCTGGATCAGCTTGCACGGCAAGGGTATATTGATTTTCTTGCTATTGGGGTTGATGATGCTTATATTGACGGGATTCAGGCGAATGAAATCGCTTTTGTGGAAAATAGGATCAATGCGTGGCTGGGCGGCACGGATGGCCAAAATCCGGAGCGGGCTATTATTTTGCCAGATGCTGATGGTTTAGGTCATTGCTTGCTGGCGCGCATGGCGAAGAAGCTCTATTGTGTGAACGGCAAGCCGCGCTATGCGATTCGCTATTTTGGCCCGGATGGCCGGGCCATTGTGAATCCCTATGAATATATGGATGTGCACCAAAACCTGCTGCGTCATATTGATATCGTAGGTGGGGAGGCGGTGGACAGCGGGGAAGGCGTCGAAAGCGTCGAAAGCGATATGGAAATTATCGCGATTACGGCAGTTGAGCAAGCGGATCATGCGGTGAGCCGTTTAGCGGAAAATGCAGCGAATTTGCTGCCGACGATTGTTATTGATTTTACGGGCGGAGGGGCGTCAGATGCGGCCGTCACGACAGCGCTGCTTGGCAGCAAACATACAGGCAGCCTGCTTGGCTATAGCGGCTGGAATACAGCCGGTAATAAAATCGGGATGGCATTAGGCATGGCGCAGTCGCGTTATGCTTGCCTGACGATGGAGACGCGCGCTGCTGCTCTCGACGAGGCGATGAATGCGAAGGGCTCGCTGCTGTTCAAGCGTTTTCTGAAGGACTATTATTACAAGGTGCTCACGATTGCCGAGGTGCGAACAGAATCGCGAGGCCGCTCGCCATATACGAATGTGACCGCTGACCAAAACATGCGGCTGTTTAATTCCGCTAGCGATTACGAGCTATTGACAGCGCTTTTGCAGGGGAGGATGCAGGCAAACACGGCGATGCTTGCGGAGCAGCAGGCTTTCGGAATGGGCTCGGCCGCTCCTGCTTGTGCCATCCGTCAAATTCGAGATGGAAGATGGTCGCTTGCGCCATACAGCAGCGTTGTACTTAAGCTGAATAATCCAGAATTCATCTGGGAGCGTGCTTTTGAAATTACTTTAGAGCCCCATGTGTTTTTGCAAAGAGTACATGATGGTTGCTGA
- a CDS encoding S-layer homology domain-containing protein, whose protein sequence is MKGVSADAFKPDASITAAQGIQLIVNALNLNIDNIRFFKAPLATDYFAKANNDAWYADALIIAANNGLELRADLDPAKPWTKEEFIQYLMKAAEVTNHLPLINIKPLEFADEAALDVQYQGAVQRALVLKIAELDAEGKLHPKEEISRADAAVLTYNIVEYIAAHPAPTSVEPENGTAEH, encoded by the coding sequence GTGAAAGGCGTGAGTGCTGACGCGTTTAAACCAGATGCTTCCATTACAGCAGCCCAAGGCATTCAATTGATTGTGAATGCACTGAATTTGAACATTGATAACATCCGATTTTTCAAAGCACCGCTAGCGACCGACTACTTCGCTAAAGCTAACAATGACGCCTGGTATGCAGATGCTTTAATCATTGCGGCGAATAATGGACTTGAGCTGCGAGCCGATCTTGACCCCGCCAAGCCTTGGACTAAAGAGGAGTTTATCCAATATTTGATGAAAGCTGCTGAGGTTACAAACCACCTGCCGCTCATCAACATTAAGCCGCTCGAATTCGCCGATGAAGCCGCTCTGGACGTACAGTATCAAGGGGCCGTTCAACGGGCGCTTGTGCTGAAAATTGCGGAGCTTGATGCAGAGGGTAAGCTTCATCCGAAAGAGGAGATTTCCCGCGCCGATGCTGCGGTTCTGACCTATAATATTGTTGAATATATTGCCGCGCATCCCGCTCCGACTTCTGTAGAGCCGGAGAATGGGACTGCTGAACACTAA
- a CDS encoding response regulator translates to MMDILLVDDEPLALENVYEMVPWEQHGFRVVAKTTSSMKALELFLKHRPKIVITDISMPHMDGLTLGRKIQEAEPGTRLLFLTAYRDFDYVRQALEMKAANYVLKHEISRNRLLGELLRIKEELQSERARLSRSKRSIISDVVLGKEQVSDIEAMEALHPYLEELGGSLAMLYMKTPPVYTLGGETLSEPPPLDEDQLKAIENAHAEQRMELQWLSAFTVDGEGVIFLLKLPLHQSYLYCWNEVQAFSRWLQNQLQAFKQEAARPNLYVVLQTERNALHSSFRRLSQMAMSGVFQMPGAVVAAQGQSNDHLPSAQQRTEGAAFGLLQSALRPVLQALAEGEAEEAARQLDKLWNEQLDKNQDEKALRHVLRELGRELSERYQVETGYALGRSSVQVKAELLKLILVSVAARQAYSRWVLKAMEYVRKHYSNSELSLELLSQHLQISSAHLRAVFKKETGQTLSDYMTEYRVEKAKELLQQGQYKIYEVSEMVGYKSSQYFSQVFKKATSKHPKDYM, encoded by the coding sequence ATGATGGATATATTACTCGTGGATGATGAGCCGTTGGCTTTGGAAAATGTATATGAAATGGTGCCATGGGAGCAGCATGGCTTTCGGGTTGTAGCGAAGACGACAAGCAGCATGAAAGCGCTTGAGCTATTTTTGAAGCACCGCCCGAAAATAGTCATTACCGATATTTCGATGCCCCATATGGATGGGCTGACATTGGGACGGAAAATACAGGAGGCTGAGCCGGGTACTCGGCTGCTTTTTTTGACAGCGTATCGTGATTTTGATTATGTGCGTCAGGCGCTGGAGATGAAAGCAGCCAATTATGTGCTAAAGCATGAAATAAGCCGGAACCGTCTGCTCGGCGAGCTGCTGCGCATTAAAGAGGAGCTGCAATCAGAGCGCGCGCGGCTAAGCCGCTCAAAGCGCAGCATCATTTCGGATGTTGTGCTGGGCAAAGAGCAAGTAAGCGATATCGAGGCAATGGAGGCTCTGCATCCTTATCTGGAGGAGCTGGGAGGTTCGCTTGCCATGCTGTATATGAAAACTCCCCCTGTATACACGTTAGGAGGAGAGACGCTGTCTGAACCGCCGCCGCTTGATGAGGATCAGCTAAAAGCGATAGAAAATGCCCATGCAGAGCAGCGCATGGAGCTGCAGTGGCTGTCTGCCTTTACGGTTGATGGGGAAGGGGTAATATTTCTCCTCAAGCTGCCTCTCCATCAAAGCTATTTATATTGCTGGAATGAGGTACAGGCTTTTTCGCGTTGGCTGCAAAATCAGCTTCAAGCGTTTAAACAGGAGGCTGCAAGGCCGAATCTGTATGTGGTGCTGCAAACCGAGCGAAATGCCCTGCACAGCAGCTTCCGCAGGCTCAGCCAAATGGCAATGAGCGGTGTTTTTCAAATGCCGGGCGCTGTTGTAGCGGCTCAAGGACAATCGAATGACCATCTTCCATCAGCTCAGCAGCGTACAGAAGGGGCAGCATTCGGACTGCTGCAATCGGCGCTAAGACCCGTGCTTCAGGCGCTTGCGGAAGGAGAGGCGGAGGAGGCTGCACGCCAACTCGACAAGCTTTGGAACGAGCAGCTTGACAAAAATCAAGATGAGAAGGCGCTTCGTCATGTTTTGCGGGAGCTTGGGCGTGAGCTGAGCGAGCGGTACCAGGTGGAGACGGGCTATGCTTTAGGACGCAGCAGCGTACAGGTTAAAGCCGAGTTGCTGAAGCTCATTTTAGTCTCTGTAGCTGCAAGGCAGGCTTACTCCCGTTGGGTGCTAAAGGCTATGGAGTATGTACGCAAGCATTACAGCAATTCTGAGCTGTCGCTGGAGCTGCTTTCTCAGCATTTGCAAATTAGCAGCGCTCATTTACGGGCTGTGTTCAAGAAGGAGACGGGACAGACTCTTTCCGATTACATGACTGAATACCGGGTGGAGAAGGCGAAGGAGCTGCTACAGCAGGGGCAATATAAAATTTACGAGGTGTCGGAGATGGTCGGCTACAAATCAAGCCAATACTTTTCCCAAGTGTTCAAAAAAGCGACGTCCAAGCATCCAAAAGATTACATGTAG
- a CDS encoding histidine kinase — translation MKRRIKYKILGSVIIIVTLSLTACGLLAFGYFYSLLERQTVRDGEIHLQQTEVRMNQLIDDIRKYSANMTNDEIIQRFIAKTSYDSIYSELSAYSDVVQQLRKFNVLRDYLDSSAIVRSDGKVFMSSLSFDSYYQEELNKPWFQDAIKQPVKSGFTAPHNSLDSDNKQVISFFIRVNESAGGGILLLNIKQEAFTSILDLLELSFDRYAWVSGGTSFLQNHGFGDEEQAIIFEQSSQALPEKVEQKGFYLSKSLPAADWSIITFISRDRFYDSIQTASIYFFVFIAICIVLCFLMFTPIISSMTRPISSMSRAMKQVSLGNYNVQLDFNSGDELMVLKNGFESMTHSIKRQMEEQREQEKWKRRMSAELLFAQINPHFIYNTLNTVVYLSRKRRFEAIESMVEAFIGIMQDAVHVGGQDLFTTLAKEKGLIEHYATIQQYRYAERFKLEWDVPEELLEVWIPRSLLQPLVENSIFHGLSEMESGGLIRIRARRVEETLLLAVTDNGIGMDAAILDRLLQGQDAELVQAASGRGTKNIGIRNIDQRIRYLCGEAYGLEMGHPKGSGTELLLRLPFTSEQPAL, via the coding sequence GTGAAGCGCAGAATTAAATATAAAATTTTAGGCAGCGTTATCATAATTGTTACTTTATCCTTAACGGCGTGCGGGCTGCTGGCATTCGGATATTTTTATTCGCTGCTGGAGCGGCAGACCGTCCGAGACGGTGAAATACATTTGCAGCAGACGGAGGTGCGGATGAATCAGCTTATTGACGACATTCGTAAATATTCCGCGAATATGACGAATGATGAGATTATTCAGCGTTTTATTGCCAAGACGAGCTATGATTCCATATACAGTGAGCTTTCTGCCTATTCAGATGTTGTACAGCAGCTCCGAAAGTTTAATGTGTTAAGAGATTATTTGGATTCCTCTGCCATCGTCCGCTCGGATGGCAAAGTATTTATGTCCTCTCTTTCCTTCGATTCCTATTACCAGGAAGAGCTGAATAAGCCGTGGTTCCAGGATGCGATCAAGCAGCCCGTCAAAAGTGGGTTTACCGCGCCCCATAATTCCTTGGATTCTGATAATAAGCAGGTCATCAGCTTTTTTATCCGGGTAAATGAATCGGCAGGCGGGGGTATTTTGCTGCTCAATATTAAACAGGAGGCTTTTACGAGCATTTTGGATTTATTGGAGCTGAGCTTTGACCGCTATGCCTGGGTGAGCGGGGGAACGAGCTTTTTGCAAAATCATGGCTTTGGCGATGAGGAGCAAGCCATTATTTTTGAACAATCGAGCCAGGCGCTTCCCGAGAAGGTGGAGCAGAAGGGCTTTTATTTGAGCAAAAGCCTGCCAGCTGCGGATTGGTCCATTATCACCTTTATTTCGCGTGACCGTTTTTATGATTCGATTCAGACGGCTAGCATTTATTTTTTTGTGTTCATTGCGATATGTATCGTCCTATGCTTCCTGATGTTTACGCCGATTATATCGAGCATGACACGTCCGATCTCGTCGATGTCGCGGGCAATGAAGCAGGTATCGCTTGGCAATTACAACGTTCAGCTTGATTTCAACAGCGGCGATGAGCTGATGGTTTTGAAAAATGGCTTTGAATCGATGACGCACAGCATTAAACGGCAAATGGAGGAGCAGCGGGAACAGGAAAAATGGAAGCGCCGCATGTCCGCCGAGCTGCTTTTTGCCCAGATTAATCCCCATTTTATATACAATACGCTTAATACAGTCGTTTATTTGTCGCGCAAGCGTCGCTTTGAAGCAATCGAAAGCATGGTCGAGGCTTTTATTGGCATTATGCAGGATGCCGTCCATGTTGGCGGGCAAGACTTGTTTACGACACTTGCAAAAGAAAAGGGCTTAATCGAGCATTATGCCACCATTCAGCAATATCGTTATGCGGAGCGCTTCAAGCTGGAGTGGGATGTGCCAGAAGAGCTGCTTGAGGTTTGGATTCCACGGAGCCTGCTGCAGCCTTTGGTGGAAAATTCCATCTTTCATGGATTGTCGGAAATGGAGAGCGGCGGGTTGATTCGGATTAGAGCAAGGCGGGTGGAGGAAACGCTGCTGCTTGCCGTAACGGATAATGGCATCGGGATGGATGCGGCGATTTTAGATAGGCTGCTGCAAGGTCAGGATGCGGAGCTTGTACAAGCAGCAAGCGGCAGGGGGACAAAAAACATCGGTATCCGCAACATTGATCAGCGCATTCGTTATTTATGCGGAGAGGCCTATGGGCTGGAAATGGGGCATCCGAAAGGTTCGGGAACGGAGCTGCTGCTTCGTCTTCCTTTCACGAGCGAGCAGCCGGCACTTTAG
- a CDS encoding ABC transporter substrate-binding protein encodes MQSKMRTKPWAMMLSLVIVLALLAGCGSNSSGSDKGAQEGGAADSGTITMWGWSKEFQAPTVEAFSKKYPNIKINFVEVSAKDYLKKIQTSVAAGGDLPDIIWGEAGFRGALFALDILDDLGGAPYNFDKSLLLDAVVPHLQNDKGQLVSLEWSVSPGAMAYKRDLAKQYFGTDDPDELAAMLPDWNSFIAKGKELKEKSGGKTAMLAGMMDAYTIVYPQYPEQFITGDEVDTKGVTAVFSTLENIRNADITAKLDMWSPTWNASYAQDNVLFYPAANWTPKFVIEPNDKSSDGRWGLMVPPGGAYSYGGTSLGIWKGSKNKEISWKFLEWFAASKEGGELNMKIDESLVPLKSLFEDKALFSSGANSYYGGQDLGLFWTEKVLPAMKTKPYTRFDQDIYNASSLAMQTFTKDPSYTAALALDNWKQELQKNHPEIKFK; translated from the coding sequence ATGCAAAGCAAAATGAGAACAAAACCTTGGGCAATGATGCTGTCGCTCGTTATCGTGTTGGCCTTGCTGGCAGGCTGCGGCTCAAACAGCAGCGGCTCGGATAAGGGGGCGCAAGAAGGCGGGGCAGCGGATTCCGGCACCATTACGATGTGGGGCTGGAGCAAAGAGTTTCAAGCACCGACAGTTGAAGCCTTCAGCAAAAAATATCCAAACATTAAAATCAATTTCGTAGAGGTTTCGGCCAAGGACTATTTGAAAAAGATTCAAACGTCCGTTGCAGCCGGCGGCGATCTGCCTGATATTATTTGGGGCGAGGCAGGCTTCCGCGGCGCATTGTTCGCTTTGGACATTCTCGATGATTTGGGCGGAGCGCCGTACAATTTCGATAAATCATTGCTGCTTGATGCGGTAGTGCCACATCTGCAAAACGACAAAGGACAGCTCGTATCGCTGGAGTGGTCGGTGTCACCGGGAGCGATGGCTTACAAGCGCGATCTGGCGAAGCAATATTTTGGCACCGATGATCCGGATGAGCTGGCAGCGATGCTCCCGGACTGGAATTCATTCATTGCCAAAGGCAAAGAGCTTAAAGAGAAAAGCGGCGGTAAAACAGCGATGCTTGCTGGCATGATGGATGCTTACACGATTGTGTATCCGCAATATCCCGAGCAGTTTATTACGGGCGATGAAGTGGATACGAAAGGCGTAACGGCGGTTTTCTCCACGCTTGAAAACATTCGCAATGCCGATATTACAGCCAAGCTGGATATGTGGTCGCCTACATGGAATGCATCGTATGCACAGGATAATGTATTGTTCTACCCGGCTGCAAACTGGACGCCTAAATTCGTTATCGAGCCAAATGACAAAAGCAGCGATGGCAGATGGGGACTGATGGTTCCCCCAGGCGGCGCTTACAGCTACGGCGGAACATCGCTTGGCATTTGGAAAGGCTCGAAAAATAAAGAAATTTCATGGAAGTTCTTGGAATGGTTTGCGGCGAGCAAAGAGGGCGGCGAGCTTAACATGAAGATTGATGAATCCTTAGTGCCGCTCAAGTCGTTGTTTGAAGATAAGGCCTTGTTCTCTTCTGGAGCCAACTCCTATTATGGCGGGCAGGATCTGGGACTGTTCTGGACGGAGAAAGTGCTGCCGGCTATGAAGACGAAGCCCTACACAAGATTCGACCAAGATATTTATAATGCTTCTTCCTTGGCGATGCAGACGTTTACGAAGGACCCTTCCTATACCGCAGCGCTGGCACTTGATAACTGGAAGCAGGAGCTGCAGAAAAATCATCCGGAAATCAAGTTTAAATAG
- a CDS encoding sugar ABC transporter permease, whose amino-acid sequence MKALTKHKWPYLFVAPYFLSYAVFGLFPLLFTLYISFTNWDLFGNHDFVGLDNYKQLFLHDTYFWKSLGNVLIYLVAYLPALIIVGMLCASLIESKFIRRKAFFRLGIFTPYMTTPVAIGIIFAMVFDWQGGMLNNFLVQIGLISEKINWMGEPDTARWIIILMLFWKNLGYFIMFYCAGMASVEPSVYEAAVVDGASPKDVFLNITVPLLKPINLFLIITSIIGGLQLVEEPMLMFSGWASGSSLVGGPEGSAFTPIWYMFDAAFNGSSFKYGKGAAIAYSTFLFIALFSLAGIKWLNRKES is encoded by the coding sequence ATGAAAGCATTAACGAAACATAAATGGCCGTATCTGTTTGTGGCGCCGTATTTTTTAAGCTATGCCGTATTCGGCTTGTTCCCGCTATTGTTTACGCTGTATATCAGCTTTACGAACTGGGATTTGTTCGGCAACCATGATTTTGTCGGATTGGACAACTATAAGCAATTATTTTTGCATGACACTTACTTTTGGAAATCACTCGGTAATGTGCTTATTTATTTAGTGGCGTATTTGCCGGCGCTTATTATTGTGGGCATGCTGTGTGCAAGCCTGATTGAGAGCAAATTCATCCGCCGCAAAGCTTTTTTTCGCTTGGGCATTTTCACGCCATACATGACGACTCCGGTCGCGATAGGCATTATTTTTGCCATGGTATTTGATTGGCAGGGCGGAATGCTGAACAATTTCCTCGTCCAAATCGGCCTCATCAGTGAAAAAATCAATTGGATGGGTGAACCGGATACAGCGAGATGGATTATTATTTTGATGCTTTTTTGGAAAAACCTCGGTTATTTCATTATGTTCTACTGTGCGGGCATGGCGAGTGTGGAGCCTTCCGTATATGAGGCGGCTGTTGTAGACGGCGCTTCGCCAAAGGATGTGTTTTTAAACATTACGGTTCCGCTGCTTAAACCAATCAATCTCTTTTTGATTATAACTTCGATTATCGGGGGCTTGCAGCTTGTTGAGGAGCCGATGCTGATGTTCAGCGGTTGGGCTTCGGGCTCGTCGCTCGTAGGTGGACCGGAAGGCTCGGCGTTTACGCCAATCTGGTACATGTTCGATGCTGCGTTCAACGGCTCGTCCTTTAAATATGGCAAGGGAGCAGCGATTGCGTATTCGACCTTCCTGTTTATCGCCTTGTTCTCACTAGCCGGCATCAAATGGCTGAATCGGAAGGAGAGCTAG
- a CDS encoding carbohydrate ABC transporter permease — MRVSKWSVIILLSVTTILFLLPFYIMVVMGTYFSEDLFKQLPLLPGKYLLENLKTVLSGDFLLNYWNSFYVAVLFTAISVVMSSITGYAFGKFRFPGKKVLYLVILCTMMVPGQLGLIAFVMEMKFFHLNNTHIPLLIAALNNAFGVFFMTQFSESSVPTEVIESARIDGCGELTIFFRIVTPFLMPALSTLGLLAFLGSWNNYLLPLVTLNEPSLYTLPLGIANLSTVFRTDYSASILGLTLGTLPLIIIFMFGSKTLVKGLTGGAVKG; from the coding sequence ATGAGAGTATCCAAATGGTCCGTCATCATCCTATTATCTGTGACTACAATCCTGTTCCTGCTTCCGTTCTACATCATGGTCGTCATGGGGACGTACTTCTCTGAGGATCTGTTTAAGCAGCTGCCGCTGCTGCCCGGTAAATATTTGCTCGAAAATTTAAAAACCGTGCTGTCCGGTGATTTTCTGCTTAATTACTGGAACAGCTTCTATGTTGCCGTCCTTTTTACTGCTATTTCGGTAGTCATGTCGTCGATTACGGGTTATGCCTTCGGCAAATTCAGATTTCCAGGAAAAAAAGTGCTGTACCTCGTCATTCTATGCACAATGATGGTTCCTGGCCAGCTCGGTCTCATTGCGTTCGTTATGGAGATGAAGTTTTTCCATCTGAACAATACGCATATTCCGCTGCTCATTGCGGCGCTAAACAATGCGTTCGGCGTATTCTTCATGACGCAGTTCAGCGAATCCAGCGTACCGACCGAGGTCATCGAAAGCGCACGTATTGACGGCTGTGGCGAGCTGACGATATTTTTCAGAATTGTAACACCGTTTTTGATGCCTGCACTCAGCACACTGGGGCTGCTTGCTTTTCTCGGCTCATGGAACAACTATTTGCTGCCACTCGTTACGCTGAACGAGCCATCGTTGTATACGCTGCCGCTGGGCATCGCGAATTTATCTACGGTGTTTCGAACCGATTATTCGGCTAGCATATTGGGGCTGACGCTTGGTACGCTGCCGCTCATTATTATTTTTATGTTTGGTTCAAAGACGCTGGTTAAAGGCTTGACCGGCGGAGCAGTAAAAGGGTAA
- a CDS encoding beta-galactosidase has translation MEALLKDRKKYEGGQFLLGVCYYPEHWDRVMWQKDFRRMVEMGFNVVRMGETAWNVMEPEEGNYQFAMFDEAIELAAAEGLKVILGTPTYAPPAWLTTKYPEVLRVDFRGVRMEHGSRRHYNYTAPIYLRLCAGIVTMMAERYKGHAAVIGWQIDNELNCHSDVSFAESDHTAFRQWCREKYKDSLDELNAAWGTAFWAQTYNAWEQIYLPRPTVTYHSPSHLLDFYLFTSDSTIRFAELQYDILKRLLPEKQFITHNGLFGNIDNYELTARSVDFMSYDSYPAFQLMRTDLQYPHKDRLSGKQLSRVRGLSSKFTVLEQQAGPGGQVGNVLNNDRGDYLQATPKPGQMRLWTWQSIAHGADGVLYFRWRTCPYGAESLWHGLNLYGDQPHWRLEEAKRVAKETRLLEDVIIGTDVVAKAAIMYDYANDSNVKIERYIGYDYWNSEEQVYLALSERHLAADMLSKQNLAEIQALSQYDLLFYVNAQLLTAEDAEKLRIYVEQGGTLVLGPRSGYKDQHNQAYMVPFPGVLRELAGVSVSDFTMLNPGETNGLSFINGAGQSAAHVFNEMLEPAAEAVSEVEIAATYMEDYYAGQPAVTIRRLGKGRVVYFGTFFTRESTSRLLDLLQIADPLEQWAEITEAIEVVPRSGAAGHYYMLLNYSSQPVSIHMKRELTEQISGQALVGEVVIRPYDVWILQA, from the coding sequence ATGGAGGCTTTGTTGAAGGATCGGAAAAAATACGAAGGCGGGCAGTTTCTGCTAGGCGTTTGCTATTACCCGGAGCATTGGGACCGCGTCATGTGGCAGAAGGATTTTCGCCGGATGGTGGAAATGGGCTTTAATGTTGTACGTATGGGCGAAACTGCTTGGAATGTGATGGAGCCGGAAGAAGGAAACTACCAGTTTGCTATGTTCGACGAGGCGATTGAGCTCGCGGCAGCCGAAGGGCTTAAGGTTATTCTCGGCACGCCAACGTATGCGCCCCCGGCATGGCTGACGACAAAATATCCCGAGGTGCTGCGCGTAGATTTTCGCGGTGTGCGGATGGAGCATGGCTCAAGAAGGCACTACAACTACACGGCGCCGATCTATTTGCGACTCTGTGCTGGCATTGTTACGATGATGGCGGAGCGTTACAAAGGGCATGCTGCCGTCATTGGCTGGCAAATTGACAATGAGCTGAATTGCCATTCAGATGTCAGCTTTGCTGAGAGCGATCATACGGCTTTTCGTCAGTGGTGCAGGGAGAAATACAAGGATAGCTTGGATGAGCTGAACGCTGCTTGGGGAACGGCCTTTTGGGCTCAGACCTACAATGCGTGGGAGCAAATTTATTTGCCAAGGCCAACGGTGACCTACCATAGCCCAAGCCATCTGCTCGATTTTTATTTATTTACGTCGGACTCGACGATTCGATTTGCCGAGCTGCAATATGACATTTTAAAGCGCCTGCTGCCTGAGAAGCAATTCATTACCCATAATGGATTGTTCGGCAATATTGATAATTATGAGCTGACGGCTCGCTCCGTTGATTTTATGTCCTATGATTCATATCCGGCGTTCCAGCTCATGCGCACAGATTTGCAATATCCGCATAAGGATCGGCTTAGCGGCAAGCAGCTTAGCAGGGTGCGGGGGCTGTCTTCCAAGTTTACGGTATTGGAGCAGCAGGCGGGACCGGGCGGGCAGGTCGGGAATGTACTGAACAACGACCGGGGCGATTATTTGCAGGCGACGCCAAAGCCTGGGCAGATGCGGCTGTGGACGTGGCAGTCGATTGCCCATGGCGCAGACGGCGTGCTTTATTTCCGCTGGCGGACATGCCCTTATGGGGCGGAATCGCTCTGGCATGGGCTTAATTTGTACGGTGATCAGCCGCATTGGCGGCTGGAGGAAGCGAAGCGGGTGGCGAAGGAAACGCGGCTGCTGGAGGACGTTATTATCGGCACCGATGTGGTGGCGAAAGCAGCCATTATGTATGATTATGCGAACGATAGCAATGTGAAAATAGAGCGTTATATTGGCTACGATTATTGGAATAGCGAAGAGCAGGTTTATTTGGCGCTGTCGGAGCGCCATTTGGCCGCGGACATGCTTTCCAAGCAAAATTTGGCGGAGATCCAGGCGCTGAGCCAATATGATTTGCTGTTTTATGTAAATGCACAGCTGCTGACCGCAGAAGATGCCGAGAAGCTGCGTATTTATGTAGAGCAAGGCGGAACGCTCGTGCTTGGACCGAGAAGCGGCTATAAGGACCAGCATAATCAGGCATACATGGTGCCATTTCCAGGTGTGCTGCGCGAGCTTGCTGGCGTGAGCGTAAGCGATTTTACGATGCTGAATCCGGGCGAGACGAATGGATTGTCCTTCATAAATGGCGCAGGTCAGAGCGCGGCCCACGTATTTAACGAAATGCTGGAGCCTGCTGCTGAGGCTGTTAGCGAGGTGGAAATTGCCGCGACATATATGGAGGATTATTACGCAGGACAGCCAGCGGTTACAATCAGAAGGCTTGGTAAAGGCAGGGTCGTGTATTTCGGTACCTTCTTTACGCGCGAAAGCACGAGTAGGCTGCTTGATTTGCTGCAAATCGCCGATCCGCTGGAGCAATGGGCAGAAATTACTGAAGCGATTGAGGTTGTGCCGCGCAGCGGAGCGGCAGGGCATTATTATATGCTATTAAACTATTCTTCGCAGCCTGTTTCCATCCATATGAAACGCGAGCTTACGGAGCAGATTTCAGGTCAAGCGCTTGTTGGCGAAGTAGTGATTAGGCCTTATGACGTGTGGATTTTGCAAGCATAG